A stretch of Vigna angularis cultivar LongXiaoDou No.4 chromosome 4, ASM1680809v1, whole genome shotgun sequence DNA encodes these proteins:
- the LOC128196247 gene encoding uncharacterized protein LOC128196247, whose translation MRLNPAKCIFGVPNGKFLGFMLTSRGIEANPEKCRTVLEMRSPSNLKETQRLVGRLTSLSRFIPKLVEHVRSMLRNMKKGVTQHWDNQCPKAFDKVKDVLANPPIMARPVQGHDLQLYLATSHNMTNAALIQEAPDFRLVYFVSRTLQGPEERYSQIEKVALALLTIVRRLRSYFQSHQVVVRTDNPIAKILRKPDLARRMLVSASNDAKWPWLLHVDGSIDRRGSEAGIVLEGPNSISVDQAVIFKFHVSNNQVEYEALIVGLTLAKELGITNLECRMDSQIVVGHLKGTFQVKDNQLLRYFHQATHLFKSFPTIDIAYIPREQNSRADLLSKLAHSRGKGQLSSVIKVTLDKPAIEVLATNTATPIVDWRKDIHDLMKRQERGEQVSIAESKRIARFFFVGEDLYKRGYTTPLLKCLSEEQVVYVLRELHHGVCGSHSGRHTLKARALRAGYYWPTMDRDCDLLINKCIPCQEHDNHVRIPPEELHDNGRQFIDIKLAEFLLGIKHVTSSVEHPYTNGQAEAANKAVIAKLKRKLGDAKVVMLPVEVGEPSLRRDIQDMNINNEKLRLNLDTLSDK comes from the exons ATGCGGTTGAATCCCGCCAAGTGCATCTTCGGTGTACCGAATGGAAAGTTTTTGGGGTTTATGTTAACCTCTCGAGGCATTGAGGCCAATCCTGAAAAATGTCGAACGGTCTTGGAGATGAGGAGCCCTAGCAACTTGAAAGAAACTCAACGCTTAGTGGGCAGGTTAACATCCCTATCGCGTTTCATCCCAAAGTTAGTAGAGCACGTTCGGTCAATGCttagaaatatgaaaaaagggGTCACTCAACACTGGGACAACCAGTGTCCAAAAGCTTTTGATAAGGTCAAGGATGTATTAGCCAATCCACCTATCATGGCCCGACCGGTGCAGGGGCATGACCTGCAGCTATACTTAGCCACATCGCACAACATGACCAATGCAGCCCTCATCCAAGAAGCTCCTGATTTCAGGCTAGTTTACTTTGTTAGTCGAACGTTGCAAGGGCCGGAAGAGCGGTATTCCCAAATagagaaggtagccttagccTTACTCACAATCGTTCGGCGTTTGCGATCATACTTTCAAAGTCATCAGGTGGTGGTAAGGACTGATAATCCCATAGCCAAAATACTCAGAAAGCCTGATTTGGCTAGAAGAATG TTAGTGTCTGCATCTAATGACGCCAAGTGGCCTTGGCTTCTTCATGTAGATGGTTCCATTGACAGAAGAGGCAGCGAAGCTGGCATTGTATTGGAGGGACCGAACAGTATTTCCGTAGACCAAgcagtaattttcaaatttcacgTTAGCAATAATCAAGTTGAGTACGAAGCACTGATTGTCGGTCTAACATTAGCCAAGGAATTAGGAATCACTAATTTAGAGTGCCGAATGGATTCTCAGATAGTGGTCGGTCACTTAAAAGGAACGTTCCAGGTCAAAGACAATCAGCTGTTGCGATATTTCCATCAAGCCACCCACTTGTTCAAGAGTTTTCCCACCATCGACATTGCGTATATCCCACGGGAACAAAATTCCCGAGCGGACCTCCTCTCAAAACTTGCCCATTCAAGGGGAAAAGGCCAACTGTCCTCGGTCATCAAGGTAACACTTGACAAACCAGCAATTGAAGTCCTCGCCACTAACACGGCAACTCCTATAGTAGACTGGCGTAAAGATATTCATGATCTAATGAAAAGACAAGAACGGGGAGAGCAAGTTAGTATCGCTGAGTCTAAACGCATTGCCAGATTTTTCTTTGTAGGTGAAGATTTGTACAAGAGGGGATACACCACACCGCTACTAAAATGCTTATCCGAAGAGCAAGTTGTTTACGTCTTGAGAGAACTTCACCATGGTGTATGCGGTTCACACTCGGGAAGGCACACTCTAAAAGCCCGAGCGTTGCGAGCCGGATACTATTGGCCGACTATGGATCGTGATTGTGATTTGTTGATCAATAAATGTATACCCTGCCAGGAACACGACAATCACGTACGGATCCCACCGGAAGAGTTACATG ATAATGGTCGGCAGTTTATTGATATAAAACTGGCAGAATTCTTGCTGGGAATCAAGCACGTCACCAGTTCAGTCGAACATCCTTACACTAATGGGCAAGCAGAAGCTGCTAACAAAGCCGTAATAGCAAAGTTGAAAAGAAAGTTGGGCGACGCTAAAG TTGTCATGCTCCCAGTTGAAGTAGGAGAACCCTCATTGAGGAGAGACATTCAGGATATGAATATCAACAACGAGAAACTACGGCTTAACCTTGACACTTTGTCCGACAAATGA